The Halobellus ruber genome has a window encoding:
- a CDS encoding type II toxin-antitoxin system RelE family toxin: MTDVEYTEQALDHLHALDPQVADRVMNKIDEATEWTEHRLEPLSGFPYYKLRAGDYRAIITWDRDADLLRVEAVGHRRNVYDRHLPP; this comes from the coding sequence ATGACTGACGTCGAGTACACCGAACAGGCGCTCGACCACCTCCACGCCCTCGACCCGCAGGTCGCCGACCGCGTGATGAACAAGATCGACGAGGCGACCGAGTGGACAGAACACCGTCTGGAGCCGCTGTCCGGGTTCCCGTACTACAAGCTACGAGCGGGTGACTACCGGGCGATCATCACGTGGGATCGCGACGCCGACCTCCTCCGAGTAGAGGCAGTCGGCCACCGTCGGAACGTGTACGATCGACACCTCCCGCCCTGA
- a CDS encoding ribbon-helix-helix protein, CopG family yields MSTDTDGGDTDRMEKIDVRVPAAILEEIDEEYARRGYASRSAAIRDALRDWLNPPATLSEETLADLETSRKQAERGETVSAEEARERLGLDD; encoded by the coding sequence ATGAGCACGGACACCGACGGTGGTGACACCGACAGAATGGAAAAGATCGATGTCCGGGTCCCGGCGGCGATCTTGGAGGAGATCGACGAGGAGTACGCCCGGCGGGGGTACGCGTCGCGATCGGCAGCGATCCGCGACGCCCTCCGTGACTGGTTGAACCCACCGGCGACGCTGTCGGAGGAGACGCTCGCCGACCTGGAGACAAGCCGCAAGCAGGCGGAGCGCGGCGAGACGGTGTCGGCGGAGGAAGCCCGCGAACGGCTCGGCCTGGATGACTGA